One Anas platyrhynchos isolate ZD024472 breed Pekin duck chromosome 2, IASCAAS_PekinDuck_T2T, whole genome shotgun sequence DNA segment encodes these proteins:
- the OTULINL gene encoding inactive ubiquitin thioesterase OTULINL isoform X4, translating into MNGVHPKTYRLEKPRRHEVQSWTRATKQSLCLMWQKVKIQLMLSMSFLVTVFWYCRRLYGFLAQLLKRWSDYLQRKLIKNRSVLAEVDLLGYSAREWKGETKQAKHMREAYNELFWNCHIKYLRQVKKDNYCVLRAVLFQILSQGIPFPSWMRERDILKLPEKLLYSQGCNWIQQYSFGPERYTGPNAFGKLRKCMETLKTNWIEISGTKDHEERGNLCNTLFSDESKEHRLYEAIKFIMLYEVVEAYEQIKNREEPIPHLFSRLLARDTSSDPLSFMMNHLNSIGDSGCLDQVEIFLLGYLLEVKIRVYRLHRFNTEEFQVNYPDEYRREWNEISLLTEDDRYYHIPVIRT; encoded by the exons ATGAATGGTGTGCACCCCAAAACCTATAGACTTGAAAAACCAA GAAGGCATGAGGTGCAGTCCTGGACAAGAGCTACCAAGCAATCCTTGTGTCTCATGTGgcaaaaagtgaaaatacagcTGATGCTAAGCATGTCTTTCCTCGTCACTGTTTTTTGGTATTGCAGAAGGCTGTATGGCTTTTTAGCACAGCTATTGAAACG GTGGAGCGACTACCTTCAAAGAAAACTCATAA AGAATCGCAGTGTGTTGGCAGAAGTTGATCTACTTGGCTATAGTGCAAGAGAATGGAAGGGAGAAACCAAGCAGGCCAAACATATGAGGGAG GCATATAATGAATTGTTTTGGAACTGTCATATCAAGTATCTGCGACAGGTCAAGAAGGACAACTATTGCGTGCTAAGAGCAGTACTTTTTCAAATACTCAGCCAAGGCATTCCTTTTCCGTCATGGATGAGGGAGAGGGATATCTTAAAG ctcccTGAAAAGCTTTTGTATTCTCAAGGTTGCAACTGGATTCAGCAGTACAGTTTTGGTCCAGAAAGATATACAGGTCCCAATGCTTTTGGAAAATTACGCAAATGCATGGAAACATTAAAGACAAAT TGGATTGAAATAAGTGGTACTAAAGATCACGAAGAAAGAGGAAACTTGTGTAACACCCTCTTTTCTGATGAGAGCAAGGAGCACAGACTATATGAGGCCATAAAATTCATCATGCTTTATGAAGTTGTTGAAGCCTATGAGCAGATAAAGAACAGGGAAGAACCCATACCCCATCTTTTTAGCCGCCTCCTTGCTCGGGATACTTCGTCTGACCCTTTGAGTTTCATGATGAATCATCTGAACTCCATAGGTGACTCTGGTTGCCTAGACCAG gttgaaatatttcttcttggATACTTACTTGAAGTGAAGATTAGAGTTTACAGACTGCATAGGTTTAATACTGAAGAATTTCAGGTAAACTATCCAGATGAGTACCGAAGGGAATGGAATGAGATTTCCCTCCTGACTGAGGATGACCGCTATTATCACATCCCTGTTATCAGAACGTGA
- the OTULINL gene encoding inactive ubiquitin thioesterase OTULINL isoform X3: MQRRHDRIASKNRDQFAEQEKRSRINHSKRTVGRHEVQSWTRATKQSLCLMWQKVKIQLMLSMSFLVTVFWYCRRLYGFLAQLLKRWSDYLQRKLIKNRSVLAEVDLLGYSAREWKGETKQAKHMREAYNELFWNCHIKYLRQVKKDNYCVLRAVLFQILSQGIPFPSWMRERDILKLPEKLLYSQGCNWIQQYSFGPERYTGPNAFGKLRKCMETLKTNWIEISGTKDHEERGNLCNTLFSDESKEHRLYEAIKFIMLYEVVEAYEQIKNREEPIPHLFSRLLARDTSSDPLSFMMNHLNSIGDSGCLDQVEIFLLGYLLEVKIRVYRLHRFNTEEFQVNYPDEYRREWNEISLLTEDDRYYHIPVIRT; the protein is encoded by the exons GAAGGCATGAGGTGCAGTCCTGGACAAGAGCTACCAAGCAATCCTTGTGTCTCATGTGgcaaaaagtgaaaatacagcTGATGCTAAGCATGTCTTTCCTCGTCACTGTTTTTTGGTATTGCAGAAGGCTGTATGGCTTTTTAGCACAGCTATTGAAACG GTGGAGCGACTACCTTCAAAGAAAACTCATAA AGAATCGCAGTGTGTTGGCAGAAGTTGATCTACTTGGCTATAGTGCAAGAGAATGGAAGGGAGAAACCAAGCAGGCCAAACATATGAGGGAG GCATATAATGAATTGTTTTGGAACTGTCATATCAAGTATCTGCGACAGGTCAAGAAGGACAACTATTGCGTGCTAAGAGCAGTACTTTTTCAAATACTCAGCCAAGGCATTCCTTTTCCGTCATGGATGAGGGAGAGGGATATCTTAAAG ctcccTGAAAAGCTTTTGTATTCTCAAGGTTGCAACTGGATTCAGCAGTACAGTTTTGGTCCAGAAAGATATACAGGTCCCAATGCTTTTGGAAAATTACGCAAATGCATGGAAACATTAAAGACAAAT TGGATTGAAATAAGTGGTACTAAAGATCACGAAGAAAGAGGAAACTTGTGTAACACCCTCTTTTCTGATGAGAGCAAGGAGCACAGACTATATGAGGCCATAAAATTCATCATGCTTTATGAAGTTGTTGAAGCCTATGAGCAGATAAAGAACAGGGAAGAACCCATACCCCATCTTTTTAGCCGCCTCCTTGCTCGGGATACTTCGTCTGACCCTTTGAGTTTCATGATGAATCATCTGAACTCCATAGGTGACTCTGGTTGCCTAGACCAG gttgaaatatttcttcttggATACTTACTTGAAGTGAAGATTAGAGTTTACAGACTGCATAGGTTTAATACTGAAGAATTTCAGGTAAACTATCCAGATGAGTACCGAAGGGAATGGAATGAGATTTCCCTCCTGACTGAGGATGACCGCTATTATCACATCCCTGTTATCAGAACGTGA
- the OTULINL gene encoding inactive ubiquitin thioesterase OTULINL isoform X1: MASTRRPPAGLRALAGSGRHEVQSWTRATKQSLCLMWQKVKIQLMLSMSFLVTVFWYCRRLYGFLAQLLKRWSDYLQRKLIKNRSVLAEVDLLGYSAREWKGETKQAKHMREAYNELFWNCHIKYLRQVKKDNYCVLRAVLFQILSQGIPFPSWMRERDILKLPEKLLYSQGCNWIQQYSFGPERYTGPNAFGKLRKCMETLKTNWIEISGTKDHEERGNLCNTLFSDESKEHRLYEAIKFIMLYEVVEAYEQIKNREEPIPHLFSRLLARDTSSDPLSFMMNHLNSIGDSGCLDQVEIFLLGYLLEVKIRVYRLHRFNTEEFQVNYPDEYRREWNEISLLTEDDRYYHIPVIRT; the protein is encoded by the exons GAAGGCATGAGGTGCAGTCCTGGACAAGAGCTACCAAGCAATCCTTGTGTCTCATGTGgcaaaaagtgaaaatacagcTGATGCTAAGCATGTCTTTCCTCGTCACTGTTTTTTGGTATTGCAGAAGGCTGTATGGCTTTTTAGCACAGCTATTGAAACG GTGGAGCGACTACCTTCAAAGAAAACTCATAA AGAATCGCAGTGTGTTGGCAGAAGTTGATCTACTTGGCTATAGTGCAAGAGAATGGAAGGGAGAAACCAAGCAGGCCAAACATATGAGGGAG GCATATAATGAATTGTTTTGGAACTGTCATATCAAGTATCTGCGACAGGTCAAGAAGGACAACTATTGCGTGCTAAGAGCAGTACTTTTTCAAATACTCAGCCAAGGCATTCCTTTTCCGTCATGGATGAGGGAGAGGGATATCTTAAAG ctcccTGAAAAGCTTTTGTATTCTCAAGGTTGCAACTGGATTCAGCAGTACAGTTTTGGTCCAGAAAGATATACAGGTCCCAATGCTTTTGGAAAATTACGCAAATGCATGGAAACATTAAAGACAAAT TGGATTGAAATAAGTGGTACTAAAGATCACGAAGAAAGAGGAAACTTGTGTAACACCCTCTTTTCTGATGAGAGCAAGGAGCACAGACTATATGAGGCCATAAAATTCATCATGCTTTATGAAGTTGTTGAAGCCTATGAGCAGATAAAGAACAGGGAAGAACCCATACCCCATCTTTTTAGCCGCCTCCTTGCTCGGGATACTTCGTCTGACCCTTTGAGTTTCATGATGAATCATCTGAACTCCATAGGTGACTCTGGTTGCCTAGACCAG gttgaaatatttcttcttggATACTTACTTGAAGTGAAGATTAGAGTTTACAGACTGCATAGGTTTAATACTGAAGAATTTCAGGTAAACTATCCAGATGAGTACCGAAGGGAATGGAATGAGATTTCCCTCCTGACTGAGGATGACCGCTATTATCACATCCCTGTTATCAGAACGTGA